The Heyndrickxia acidicola sequence ACTGGGCAAATCGGGAGACCACGCTAATGGCTGCTAATTGGGCAAAGCTCCCTGAAAGAGCAAGCGGCAGTGCAAAAAGAACGGTGAAGAAGATGGCCCAGGCAGGTGTGCCAAACCGGCTGTTTTTTGCAAGAAAAGATGGAATTAACCCATCGTTCGCAAGGGCTACGGCAGAGCGAGGGGTGATAAAGGAAGCGGCGATATTAATTCCAGCAATGGAAATGAGCGTTCCAGCTAAAATGATAGTGGCGCCGGCATGGCCGATAAAATGCTGTGTCGCCTGTGCCAATGGAGCTTGCGAAACGGCAAGCTTCGGTCCAAGTGTACCTTCTGCTACGGTTTGGATGAGCACATAAAAAAGGGAACAAATAAATATGACCATGATGATTGCTTTAGGAATATTTTTTTCAGGGTTTTTCATGTCTTCCGCCGCAACAGCTAATGACTCAAAGCCTGTAAATGCGTAGAAAATCAGTAAAGCTGCAGCTCCAAATGCTCCATGCTTGTAGGTGCCATGTGGAAGAACAGGGGTAAAGCTGTTCCCATGGATAAAAAAGATTCCTACCGCAACGAATAATAAAAGGGGAACCAGCTTTGCAATCGTAATCACATTATTCAATAGCTTCGAAACACTGACGCCTAAATAATTTATCGCTCCAAGCCAGACAATGATGACTGTCACCACTATGTTTTTAACAATGCCTTCCTTAGCTGGCTCCCACACCACCCCCAGAGCTGTGGAAAAGGCAGCAGCCATAGCAGCCCAGGCAATAATGCCGATCGCCCATTTCATAAACCCTACTTCAAATCCGATAAAGCTGCCGAACGCTTCTCTTGAATAAACGTAGGGTCCTCCATTTTTCCTGAACATTCCTCCGGCTTCGGCAAAGCATAGTGTAAGAGATAAAACGAGAATGGCATCAAAAAGAATGACTGCGATACTCAACGGACCCATTAATGCGGCTGCCTGATTGGGTAATAAAAAGATACCCGACCCAATGATTCCGTTAATTCCCAGCAAGACGATGCTCCAAAAGCCTA is a genomic window containing:
- a CDS encoding APC family permease, with the translated sequence MEHRKKLGFWSIVLLGINGIIGSGIFLLPNQAAALMGPLSIAVILFDAILVLSLTLCFAEAGGMFRKNGGPYVYSREAFGSFIGFEVGFMKWAIGIIAWAAMAAAFSTALGVVWEPAKEGIVKNIVVTVIIVWLGAINYLGVSVSKLLNNVITIAKLVPLLLFVAVGIFFIHGNSFTPVLPHGTYKHGAFGAAALLIFYAFTGFESLAVAAEDMKNPEKNIPKAIIMVIFICSLFYVLIQTVAEGTLGPKLAVSQAPLAQATQHFIGHAGATIILAGTLISIAGINIAASFITPRSAVALANDGLIPSFLAKNSRFGTPAWAIFFTVLFALPLALSGSFAQLAAISVVSRFAQYLPTCLSIIVLRKKRSDLTRTFKVPFGPVIPILAVIVSIWLLTQASTQQLIWGLCGLAAGIPVYFLMKLTRMKKKMAD